A single Lolium perenne isolate Kyuss_39 chromosome 6, Kyuss_2.0, whole genome shotgun sequence DNA region contains:
- the LOC127320932 gene encoding uncharacterized protein, protein MRMALLVLALSLLILALAAHVSRADDKGWAAGHGKGRSNGVGPVKNPHCPKPGRGPDPHGNNGRGPPKNECDDEESSPLPPNGPAGPPPEQGNGSPPPTSSPSYSPPMVPTDQTNTQSPSPPLYSSPPTTPLPYKPIDPPPPPSSSPPSLAPAIQPTPPSSPPVTPPPDEPNNQSPPPQSNPPLNVPLPPSSPLVSPPMDPTIEQPPPSPTTNATPPPPPSSPSATSPTNSNNEHVPPSPPPSSPPIALSSPPLPSSSPTIAPITPPPPLSSPSATPPIYQPNDQPPPPPSSSTPTPTALESQPPPSSPPEIAPATAPPPSFSPPTEAPAQEASDHYPPPPPLSSPPVAPPIYQANDQPPAPPASFSPPPIALASPPPPSDPPEISQATPPPPSFSPPTEAPTYEANDHYPPPPPLSSPLATPPIYQANDQPPPPPTSYTPQPIDLASPPLPSSPPEIAPTTPPPPPFSPAMEAPTYENYPPPSPLFIPPATPPIYQGNNQPPPPPTSSTPPPIALASPPSPSIPPEITPAAPPPPPFSPPMEAPTYEANDHYPPPPPSYSPPLSLVSPPPPLLSPPIIPPTNSPPPSLTPPSSSQPGSTTTPPPSSLAVPPTYKASNQPPPPPFNPPSSPSSPPAPPPTYQAHEPSPDPPPSSSSPPIAPSTSTPDTYSPFTPPLPAPSAPSSPPPPAMPNQMPPPPTSAPSNPPPPLTNPPATPPAHQANDKPPPTPSSSSTPSPWSSPPATPPSLPIISPATPPTYQVNQPPPPPPNPLATPPTSEGNNQSPPPPHLSPHVTPPNNQANGQPPPNPSATTPPPGPPTGTNGWVQVHNFHDTLYWQIGRFAVLIFKLVNKKDISLVDVLYVSMQPAGIGSNYFLVIKAADEYKKVGKYNVLVWGVAGSTAQPWKLLSFQFVGY, encoded by the coding sequence ATGAGAATGGCGCTGCTGGTTCTAGCTCTATCCCTTCTGATTCTTGCCCTTGCTGCCCATGTGTCCCGAGCTGATGACAAAGGCTGGGCCGCCGGACATGGCAAGGGTAGATCAAATGGCGTAGGGCCGGTGAAAAATCCACATTGCCCTAAGCCTGGGCGTGGCCCGGATCCCCATGGTAACAATGGCCGCGGACCACCCAAAAATGAGTGCgacgatgaagaatcatcaccctTACCGCCTAATGGACCAGCCGGACCTCCCCCTGAACAAGGTAATGGTTCGCCGCCACCTACTTCATCCCCATCGTATTCCCCTCCCATGGTTCCAACCGATCAAACTAATACCcaatcaccatcaccaccattaTATTCTAGTCCCCCGACTACACCTCTACCCTACAAACCCATcgatcctccaccaccaccatcatctagCCCACCATCACTAGCACCAGCCATCCAACCAACACCTCCATCCAGTCCTCCAGTTACACCTCCACCCGATGAACCTAACAATCAATCGCCACCGCCTCAATCGAATCCTCCATTGAATGTCCCACTGCCTCCATCTAGCCCACTTGTGTCACCTCCAATGGATCCAACTATTGAGCAACCTCCTCCATCTCCAACCACTAATGCTACACCCCCACCGCCACCCTCTAGCCCATCTGCCACATCTCCAACAAACTCAAACAATGAGCACGTCCCTCCATCGCCGCCGCCATCAAGTCCACCAATAGCTCTATCAAGTCCTCCACTGCCGTCATCAAGTCCAACAATCGCTCCAATTACTCCACCACCGCCATTGTCTAGTCCTTCTGCTACACCTCCAATATACCAACCTAATGACCAACCCCCTCCCCCTCCATCATCATCTACTCCGACACCAACAGCTCTAGAAAGTCAACCACCTCCATCAAGTCCACCAGAAATAGCTCCAGCTACTGCTCCACCACCTTCATTTAGCCCCCCTACGGAAGCTCCAGCGCAGGAAGCCAGTGACCACTACCCTCCACCACCGCCATTGTCTAGCCCCCCTGTTGCACCTCCAATATACCAAGCTAATGACCAACCCCCTGCCCCTCCAGCATCATTTAGTCCGCCACCAATAGCTCTAGCAAGTCCACCCCCGCCATCGGATCCACCAGAAATATCTCAAGCTACTCCACCACCACCTTCGTTTAGCCCACCCACGGAAGCTCCAACATATGAAGCCAATGACCACTACCCTCCACCACCGCCATTGTCGAGCCCTCTTGCTACACCTCCAATATACCAAGCTAATGACCAACCCCCTCCCCCTCCAACTTCATATACTCCGCAACCTATAGATTTAGCAAGTCCACCACTTCCATCAAGTCCACCAGAAATAGCTCCAActactcctccaccacctccattTAGCCCCGCTATGGAAGCTCCAACGTATGAAAATTACCCTCCACCATCGCCATTGTTTATCCCTCCAGCTACACCTCCAATATACCAAGGTAATAACCAACCCCCTCCCCCTCCAACATCATCTACTCCGCCACCAATAGCTCTAGCAAGTCCACCATCTCCATCAATTCCACCGGAAATAACTCCAGctgctcctccaccacctccgttTAGCCCCCCTATGGAAGCTCCAACGTATGAGGCTAATGACCACTACCCTCCACCACCGCCATCATATAGTCCACCATTATCTCTAGTCAGTCCTCCACCACCATTGTTAAGTCCACCAATCATCCCTCCAACGAATTCCCCACCACCGTCATTGACTCCACCATCGTCAAGTCAACCGGGAAGCACTACAACGCCACCCCCATCTAGTCTAGCAGTACCTCCAACGTACAAAGCTAGCAAccaaccaccacctcctcctttcAATCCTCCATCATCTCCGTCCAGTCCTCCTGCTCCACCGCCAACATACCAAGCTCACGAGCCGTCTCCGGATCCACCACCATCATCTAGCTCTCCACCAATAGCTCCCTCTACTTCCACACCAGACACATATAGTCCATTTACTCCCCCTCTACCTGCACCTAGTGCTCCATCTAGTCCTCCACCACCTGCAATGCCTAATCAGATGCCACCACCTCCGACCAGTGCTCCATCtaatcctccaccacctctcactAACCCTCCCGCTACACCTCCAGCCCACCAAGCTAATGATAAGCCACCTCCTACACCGTCATCATCTAGTACCCCATCACCTTGGTCTAGTCCGCCAGCAACACCACCATCACTGCCAATAATTTCGCCCGCCACACCTCCAACATACCAAGTTAAccaaccaccgccaccaccacctaaTCCCCTTGCAACACCTCCAACATCTGAAGGTAATAACCAATCACCACCTCCACCACATCTTAGCCCCCATGTCACACCTCCGAATAATCAAGCTAATGGCCAACCACCACCTAACCCCTCGGCAACAACTCCTCCACCCGGCCCTCCTACTGGTACTAACGGATGGGTGCAAGTTCATAACTTCCACGACACCTTGTATTGGCAAATTGGGCGCTTTGCGGTGTTAATATTCAAGCTCGTAAACAAGAAGGACATTTCCCTAGTCGATGTGCTATACGTGAGCATGCAACCTGCGGGAATTGGCAGCAACTACTTCCTCGTGATAAAAGCTGCAGATGAATATAAGAAGGTCGGCAAGTATAATGTGCTCGTGTGGGGTGTGGCCGGGTCAACAGCACAACCATGGAAATTATTGTCATTCCAATTTGTGGGGTACTAA